In Bos indicus x Bos taurus breed Angus x Brahman F1 hybrid chromosome 1, Bos_hybrid_MaternalHap_v2.0, whole genome shotgun sequence, a single window of DNA contains:
- the KCNE2 gene encoding potassium voltage-gated channel subfamily E member 2, whose product MPTLSNLTQTLEYVFKKIFITYMENWRRNTTVEQEALQAKVDAENFYYVILYLMVMIGMFSFIIVAILVSTVKSKRREHSNDPYHQYIVEDWQGKYRSQIVNLEEPRATIHENTGAAALTMSP is encoded by the coding sequence ATGCCAACTCTATCCAATCTGACACAGACACTGGAATATGTCTTCAAAAAGATTTTTATCACTTACATGGAAAACTGGCGCAGGAACACAACGGTTGAGCAAGAGGCCCTGCAAGCCAAGGTTGATGCTGAGAACTTCTACTATGTCATCTTGTACCTTATGGTGATGATCGGAATGTTCTCTTTCATCATTGTAGCCATCCTGGTGAGCACGGTGAAATCCAAGAGACGAGAGCACTCCAATGACCCATACCACCAGTACATCGTGGAGGACTGGCAAGGGAAGTACAGAAGTCAAATTGTGAACCTAGAAGAACCAAGGGCCACCATCCATGAGAACACAGGTGCAGCGGCGCTCACGATGTCTCCTTAA